The Lolium rigidum isolate FL_2022 chromosome 1, APGP_CSIRO_Lrig_0.1, whole genome shotgun sequence region CCAGGTCAATCTAGAAAAGACAAAGCAAGCGGTAAAGTCAGTGCACTCTAAGTGGCACTCCGCGGTAAAATTAGTAGCAGGTCGCACCACCTGGAGGCGCTGAAGTTAGGcctccacccccacccccacccgtGGCCTCCAGATCGGCAGGGGCTGGCAAAGTTCAGATCGGTGTACATCTGCATGTACTGCTTTAGCTAGCGACTCCTGCCGCTGCAGCCACATCTCTTGTCGGAAGCGTTGGTTGCCGGCAAGAGGGATAGTGTATTAGTATATGATTTTTCTCGTCCTCTGCTACTGTGTGTTGGCAGATCTCAAGTGTTTCTCCTATTGTCCTGCTTCGTGCCTGCGCAAGAATCCCTGACCAACTCTCCTCTCTGCACGTGATGGGTAACCAGATAGGTACAGACGAGCGAGCGGCTGGCTGGGAGTTCTCTGTACTTTCGTGACGTCGTGCCAAAGGGAAAGGGGATTTGTGTTGGAGTTCTCTGTACTTTCGTGCCGTCGTGCCAAAGGGGAAGGGGATTTGTGTTGCAGTCGGGGCATGCGGTGGTTGTTGAATTCTGCCTCCACTGCAGGCGGCCACGCTGTGCCAGGAGAGCCGCACCTGGGCTCCCGCGCCACGAGGCGGTGCCCGGGCTTGGGCCAACACTGTCGGTCGCGCATCAAATAGCGCTCGCAAGCAGCGCTGCTTTGTTGTGGTGTGGTTGCTGTGTTGCCATGCGAAGCCAGCGAGCGGCCTGGGAAGGGAGCCTGCCGGTGGCCTATTAATGGCAAATCTCGCGGCACTTGACCCTTACTTTTCCTTGAGCCTGTCTATATTGATTAAGCTTCTACCACGGAACGACTCGTGGTTTTCGTATCAAGGGCTAGAAGATATATGGAGAGGTCGCGGCGCACAAGAGGTAGGGATCGTTCAGGAAGAGAGGAAGAAAATAAAAGAGTGGATCGGTAAAATGGCATTGTTTGGTGGGAGTGTACACTGGCCATTTAGGGGTGAACTCGCTAAAAAATGGGGAGAACCCTTACTGCTTTTATTAGTAAGTCAAGATTTTCTTACTATTCTTGAATCATTGATGGATATATTGCTTCTGTGGTGTAACTTCGTAGTTGCATGATACTAACCATAAGTCAAATTTACTGTTTGATGTGGAAATTCGAATAAAACTAGGAGAGGTGCATTAGTAGTTCTTGATTGATCTGCTAGGTATGCAGATAACATCTCAGATGACATATCATTCACTGCTGCATAATTTGAGATATAAACTTTTATGTTCAGGTTTTAGAATATGCATCGAAATTACATTTTGCAATGACCACGAATTGGGCTTTCTAATAAATCTTAGTATCTTGGGTTCAGTTTTTTTGTCTAGAACTAGAGCCAGATTTCatattttacttttttttatgTATTTGTAAGTTAAAGGCTTATGTCACTATGTCTTTAGTCAAACAAGTTGCATTCTGCACCGGGTCTATATTCTATGGTGCATTAGTTTATCTTTCAGGTAATATAGGAAGGGTGCTTTGTTCTTGCATCTTCTGGTAGCAGATGTCACACGGTGCAGTCAAACTTGATTAGTTGAGTAATCTCAGATGACTAGTGCCAAAAATTATGCAACAATAgacatttacattgttttctacTTTTCTAGTGAGGCCGATGCTATATTTGGATAGCAATGCAACTGTCAGAAACTTCTCGCTCTCTGTCTGTCTTATATATTTGTTTCTTTCTCGGTATTGTGTGGGTTGAAGGTTGACAATGTTCCAGTTtcctttcattcctttatctggaTCCAGCATCTACCAATAAGTTTCTTCTACTGATGTCAGTTAGCCTAGGTGGACACTGAATATCTTTTATTGTTATTCCAGTTGCCAGGACGCACAGATAATGAAATTAAGAACTTCTGGAACACAAGATCCAAGAGACTTACAAAAAGAGGTCAAGATGTCTATCCAGAAGAATTGATATCTCGGATGAAAAATCAAGATATGGACTCTCACAGTTCTGACGATTCGTGTGGCAGTAAACGACCAAATGAGATCTCACAGGAAACTAGTCTTGAACTTCTTGATATTAAATTTGATAATTTGGACTATTTAAAGCGGCCagagaatttctttgttccaactTACAGAATTCAAGATTCTTGTGCCATGAACCCTTCGAAGCGTCATGCATCTTCTGACATGGTATCAGGCTACAGTGACAGTCCCACGTGTGAACAATTTCCTCATGAGCCCAAGAGGACCTGTTACACTGATATCAACTTGGGAATAACAAACCACAGTGTTTGTTTTAATTGTGCCATTGCCAATGGCCTGCCAATATTAGATGGCAACTTCTCTACTTCCGGGACCATGCTGAGGCCCGTGAAGATGGAGCTCCCTTCACTCCAAAATACGAGCTTTGAATCAATCAATAGCTGTTTGCACATAGCCCCAGCAACTCCTCTTGATATGGCTGACACCTTTATCCCTTCTCCAGCATCTGTCTGTTTCCCTTCCATGGTTCAGCAGCAGGGACAGATACTAGGGGATTCTGCAACATTCCAAGCAGCGTATGAAGTACCGGTTCCTCCTGTTCCGTATGTTCACCCTTTGAGTCCGCACTCTTCAGTCATTAATGACAGTGTCCTCGACAGCAGTCCTTTGGATGAATTTAGAACTTCAAAATCACCTGCTAGTAAGTTTCGctcatttttatttcattgtaGTCAATATCAGACAGAGCTTACTGTTGGTATTTGCAGGCCTGGATGCTCTTTTGGCGGACAGCAAACATCAAGCA contains the following coding sequences:
- the LOC124654750 gene encoding transcription factor GAMYB-like, producing the protein PRARATAALVSGPPLKKGPWTPEEDKRLRTYVEAHGEGNWNQVQRNAGLNRCGKSCRLRWANHLRPHLKKGPFSEEEEQLIIELHAKNGNKWAQMASKLPGRTDNEIKNFWNTRSKRLTKRGQDVYPEELISRMKNQDMDSHSSDDSCGSKRPNEISQETSLELLDIKFDNLDYLKRPENFFVPTYRIQDSCAMNPSKRHASSDMVSGYSDSPTCEQFPHEPKRTCYTDINLGITNHSVCFNCAIANGLPILDGNFSTSGTMLRPVKMELPSLQNTSFESINSCLHIAPATPLDMADTFIPSPASVCFPSMVQQQGQILGDSATFQAAYEVPVPPVPYVHPLSPHSSVINDSVLDSSPLDEFRTSKSPASLDALLADSKHQADDIFAEEYLSPLLDSCRPGASAEARYLSEDSPNSEYQPISDPYSSILYGDLCDEGMFSAPGAGYQHRLESAPWNSMPGARHVPGS